From a region of the Desulfovibrio legallii genome:
- a CDS encoding tyrosine-type recombinase/integrase, translating into MKLTKRAIEGLQGNGTRYEVRDDDLKGFVVRVGVSGERSFYFVYRAGKGRAAPLKRLRLGTFPTMTVEQARALAKQKAAQVALGEDPAEQERERKTAPTVKAAFAAFFEQHDTKIKPSTSEAYHRIAEQHIFPAMGSLKVAAVQYRHVAALHYAMQDTPYQANRTAALLSKFFGWCEKNGYRERGSNPVVGLERYEEQKRQAFMGREELEALGNAFRVMEAHGYTDPETGKVTAFDPTIAAALKILLLTGARCMEVLTLKWEYIDTDRGIASLPDSKTGAKTLHLPPPALAVLAALPRVNEYCFPGRGGTGHVVNVKDTWRRLLSVAQLSGWRIHDLRHAYASYAACSGKSLPVIGAILGHTQAATTARYAHLADNPVALAAAETAAQIQKDFSGGKVLPFKAAK; encoded by the coding sequence ATGAAATTGACGAAAAGAGCCATAGAAGGACTGCAAGGCAACGGGACGCGCTATGAAGTCCGAGACGATGACTTAAAGGGCTTTGTGGTGCGCGTGGGCGTTTCTGGCGAAAGGTCTTTTTACTTTGTCTATCGTGCCGGAAAAGGGCGTGCGGCTCCGCTCAAGCGGCTACGCCTGGGAACATTCCCCACCATGACCGTTGAGCAGGCTCGCGCCCTTGCCAAACAAAAGGCGGCACAGGTTGCGCTGGGGGAAGACCCCGCCGAGCAGGAAAGGGAACGGAAGACCGCGCCAACCGTCAAGGCTGCTTTCGCTGCATTCTTCGAGCAGCACGACACGAAAATTAAACCCAGCACATCCGAGGCCTACCACCGGATAGCAGAGCAACATATCTTCCCCGCAATGGGGAGCCTCAAGGTCGCGGCGGTTCAATATCGCCACGTTGCGGCCCTCCACTACGCAATGCAGGATACCCCGTATCAGGCGAACAGGACGGCGGCGCTACTATCCAAGTTCTTTGGCTGGTGCGAGAAAAACGGGTATCGGGAGCGCGGCAGCAATCCCGTTGTCGGCCTTGAGAGATATGAGGAGCAGAAGCGTCAAGCCTTCATGGGGCGAGAGGAACTTGAAGCCTTGGGCAATGCCTTCCGCGTCATGGAAGCCCATGGCTATACAGACCCAGAAACGGGCAAGGTAACAGCCTTTGACCCCACAATTGCCGCAGCCCTCAAGATACTGCTTCTCACTGGCGCGCGCTGCATGGAAGTCCTTACGCTCAAATGGGAGTACATCGATACCGACCGGGGGATTGCCAGCCTGCCCGATTCAAAGACGGGAGCGAAGACCCTTCATCTGCCCCCGCCTGCCCTAGCCGTGCTGGCGGCCCTTCCGCGCGTCAATGAGTACTGCTTCCCCGGCAGGGGAGGAACGGGGCATGTCGTGAACGTCAAGGACACATGGCGACGACTTCTCTCTGTCGCCCAGCTATCGGGCTGGCGCATCCACGATTTACGCCACGCCTACGCTAGCTATGCCGCCTGTTCAGGCAAAAGCCTGCCCGTTATCGGAGCTATTCTGGGACATACCCAGGCGGCCACGACAGCACGCTATGCCCACCTTGCTGACAATCCTGTCGCCCTTGCAGCAGCGGAAACCGCAGCGCAGATACAGAAGGATTTCAGCGGGGGCAAGGTCTTGCCATTCAAAGCCGCAAAGTAG
- a CDS encoding BrnT family toxin, producing MTRQHRTAQALFEWDEAKAESNRSKHGIDFEQAAAAFADPCALVRYDEAHSQEEDRFHLLGMVGATLVLLVVFTEHDAIRIISARKATGQEVECYEQL from the coding sequence ATGACCAGGCAGCACCGAACAGCCCAAGCACTTTTCGAGTGGGATGAAGCCAAGGCGGAGAGCAACCGGAGCAAGCACGGCATCGACTTTGAGCAGGCCGCGGCTGCCTTTGCCGACCCCTGCGCCTTGGTGCGCTATGACGAAGCTCACAGCCAGGAAGAGGACCGCTTTCACTTGCTGGGCATGGTGGGAGCTACGCTGGTGCTGCTGGTGGTATTCACCGAGCACGATGCTATTCGCATCATATCCGCCCGAAAGGCGACCGGGCAGGAGGTAGAATGTTATGAACAACTCTGA
- a CDS encoding AAA family ATPase yields MHGREKCRTCHRGAGSCARRGTEHGALPSAGRCRRYELSSFRVENQGLNTKCGHRPDLGRVDQREEFPSIDLAAHVARGRPWFGHKTKQSPVVLLFLEGQGGAKQRLAAYQSFHGEPLPNNILVGVAPTTLYKGEDVDALAAAIPEGSLVVIDTQACATVGLSENDSTEMGLFIESAKRLATTRRCFVLCLHHSGKDSGRGARGSSVQLPSWDFAAEVVREGQRRFWRAVKVKDGDGEGEKHPFQLGIVDLGADEDGDRITSCVALPDAEDLAGQEGKTLTPNQKYALESLREALGKEGCDSIHVDAWRPYFYGRHTGDNDKTKAQAFRRGRNELVNLGVILVTGYIYSINKEGDRRHLDYM; encoded by the coding sequence GTGCATGGCAGAGAAAAATGTCGCACCTGCCACCGAGGAGCAGGGTCCTGCGCCCGCCGAGGAACAGAGCATGGAGCTTTACCCTCTGCTGGACGTTGCCGACGTTATGAACTTTCCAGCTTTAGAGTGGAAAATCAAGGGCTTAATACCAAGTGTGGGCATCGGCCAGATTTGGGGCGCGTCGACCAGCGGGAAGAGTTTCCTTCCATCGACTTGGCTGCACACGTTGCAAGGGGCCGACCCTGGTTCGGGCACAAGACGAAGCAGAGCCCGGTGGTCCTGCTGTTCCTTGAAGGTCAGGGCGGAGCCAAGCAGCGACTTGCAGCCTACCAGTCCTTCCACGGCGAGCCGCTTCCAAACAATATTCTGGTAGGTGTCGCTCCCACGACTCTTTATAAAGGTGAAGACGTGGACGCTCTGGCTGCTGCAATCCCGGAAGGGTCGCTGGTCGTCATTGATACGCAGGCCTGCGCGACTGTCGGCCTTTCAGAAAATGACTCCACAGAAATGGGTCTTTTCATTGAAAGTGCAAAACGTCTGGCAACAACCAGGCGGTGTTTCGTCCTCTGCCTACATCATTCCGGCAAAGATAGCGGCCGTGGCGCCCGTGGTAGTTCTGTCCAACTTCCGTCTTGGGACTTCGCGGCGGAGGTGGTACGCGAGGGGCAGCGCCGTTTTTGGCGGGCCGTTAAGGTCAAGGACGGCGACGGCGAGGGCGAAAAACATCCCTTCCAGTTGGGCATTGTAGACCTTGGGGCAGATGAGGACGGCGACCGCATCACGTCTTGCGTGGCCCTGCCGGACGCAGAGGATTTGGCCGGGCAGGAGGGGAAAACCCTGACACCCAACCAAAAGTACGCCCTTGAATCGCTACGGGAGGCGCTTGGAAAGGAGGGCTGCGACAGCATTCACGTCGACGCCTGGCGACCGTATTTTTATGGGCGACACACGGGCGACAACGACAAAACCAAGGCCCAGGCTTTTCGACGCGGCAGGAATGAACTTGTAAATCTTGGGGTAATTCTAGTAACAGGCTATATTTACAGTATAAACAAGGAAGGCGACAGGCGACATTTAGACTACATGTAG
- a CDS encoding metallophosphoesterase family protein, which translates to MPSADFQDYLWVAVGDIHDEPARIAEIPELSQADGIIVTGDLTITGGVKQAEQVMNVLRAHNTTVWAQIGNMDRPEVDQWLSEMGWNLHGMTRALTPDTAIFGVGASTFTPFGTPSEFPESAFAAWLDACWQKARTYAHTVLVSHNPPKDTACDVIPGGVHVGSSAVREFLEEAQPEICLCGHIHEARAMDRVGRTLVVNPGPLSLGGYVLLRSNAGQLSAELKMLES; encoded by the coding sequence ATGCCAAGCGCCGACTTTCAGGACTATCTCTGGGTCGCCGTGGGCGACATCCACGACGAGCCTGCCCGCATTGCCGAAATTCCGGAGCTTTCTCAGGCCGACGGCATTATTGTGACCGGTGATCTGACCATCACCGGCGGCGTGAAGCAGGCCGAGCAGGTCATGAATGTGCTGCGCGCCCACAATACCACGGTTTGGGCGCAGATCGGCAATATGGACCGGCCCGAAGTGGACCAGTGGCTGAGCGAAATGGGCTGGAACCTCCATGGCATGACCCGCGCGCTCACGCCGGATACGGCCATATTCGGCGTGGGGGCTTCCACCTTCACGCCCTTTGGCACGCCCAGCGAATTTCCGGAATCGGCCTTCGCCGCCTGGTTGGACGCCTGCTGGCAAAAAGCCCGGACCTACGCCCATACGGTGCTGGTGTCGCACAATCCGCCCAAGGATACGGCCTGCGACGTCATCCCCGGCGGCGTGCACGTGGGTTCTTCGGCTGTGCGCGAATTTCTGGAGGAAGCCCAGCCGGAGATCTGCCTGTGCGGGCATATCCACGAGGCCCGGGCTATGGACCGCGTGGGCCGCACCCTGGTGGTTAATCCGGGGCCGCTTTCTCTGGGAGGGTACGTCCTGCTGCGCTCTAACGCCGGGCAGCTTTCGGCAGAGCTTAAGATGCTGGAAAGCTGA
- a CDS encoding epoxyqueuosine reductase QueH — MSGNIGASLGAPIAAAAGGGVRTDRGACAASDLRGCLSSPSVEGGAAATDALRKNRRLLLHVCCGPCAVMPLRRLLDEGYAVTAWFMNPNIHPLTEYLRRREAAGECAAQLGVPIVYADATWDVTAWLRAVAGRDAPPERCAWCCASRLEAAFAAAAALGCAWVSSSLLYSRYQPHAAIKTAGERLGAAGGPGFVYRDFREDWQEGIDRSKEMGLYRQPYCGCIYSEAERYGKRLARLCQEK; from the coding sequence ATGTCTGGAAATATTGGTGCGTCCTTAGGTGCGCCCATCGCTGCGGCAGCGGGCGGCGGCGTCAGGACCGACAGAGGGGCCTGCGCTGCGTCCGACCTCAGGGGATGTCTTTCGTCCCCTTCGGTGGAGGGAGGGGCAGCGGCGACCGACGCGTTGCGCAAGAACCGCCGACTGCTCCTGCACGTCTGTTGCGGACCGTGCGCCGTCATGCCCCTGCGGCGGCTGCTGGATGAAGGGTACGCCGTCACGGCCTGGTTCATGAATCCCAACATCCACCCGCTGACGGAGTACCTGCGCCGCCGCGAAGCCGCCGGAGAGTGCGCCGCGCAGCTGGGGGTGCCCATTGTTTACGCGGACGCCACTTGGGATGTGACCGCCTGGCTGCGGGCCGTGGCCGGGCGGGACGCCCCGCCGGAGCGCTGCGCCTGGTGCTGCGCCAGCCGTCTGGAAGCGGCTTTTGCCGCCGCCGCGGCCCTGGGCTGTGCCTGGGTGAGTAGCAGCCTGCTCTATTCGCGCTACCAGCCGCACGCGGCCATTAAGACCGCCGGCGAACGGCTGGGGGCCGCAGGCGGGCCTGGATTTGTCTATCGGGATTTTCGTGAGGACTGGCAAGAGGGCATTGACCGCTCCAAGGAAATGGGCCTCTACCGCCAGCCCTACTGCGGCTGTATCTACAGCGAAGCCGAACGCTACGGCAAGCGTCTGGCGCGCCTCTGCCAGGAAAAATAA
- a CDS encoding polyphenol oxidase family protein, which yields MSEISCISFQFPGLENVGCAFQCRGPAPDFADLRNADVDPLSGGNISYSVGDEPARTARSRRALAGLLRAGGATDWAELHQVHGDALHVDPPATALSLAPDLTDAALPQGDGLATDRPGLALCIKTADCQPILLAHTSGRYVAALHAGWRGNRCAFPTSGARRFCQQYGLDPREVLAVRGPSLGPDKAQFTNFSQEWGPNYAPWFDAPGRTLDLWSLTRRQLEDAGLLPRHIFGLDLCTMSNPQFFSYRRQRGCGRQASLIWIKI from the coding sequence GTGTCTGAAATAAGCTGTATTTCCTTCCAGTTTCCAGGTCTGGAGAACGTGGGCTGCGCCTTCCAGTGCCGTGGCCCGGCCCCGGATTTTGCCGACCTCCGCAATGCCGACGTCGACCCCCTTTCCGGCGGCAACATATCCTACAGCGTGGGGGACGAGCCCGCGCGCACGGCGCGCAGCCGCCGCGCCCTGGCTGGCCTGCTGCGCGCCGGAGGAGCCACAGACTGGGCCGAACTGCACCAGGTGCACGGCGACGCTTTACACGTTGACCCGCCCGCCACGGCCTTGTCCCTGGCCCCGGACCTTACGGACGCCGCCCTGCCCCAAGGCGACGGCCTGGCTACCGACCGCCCCGGTCTGGCTCTGTGCATCAAGACCGCCGACTGCCAGCCCATCCTCCTGGCCCACACAAGTGGACGCTACGTGGCCGCCCTGCACGCCGGTTGGCGCGGCAACCGCTGCGCCTTCCCCACCAGCGGCGCGCGCCGCTTCTGCCAACAGTATGGCCTTGACCCCCGTGAGGTGCTGGCCGTACGCGGCCCCAGCCTGGGACCGGACAAAGCTCAGTTTACCAACTTCTCTCAGGAATGGGGCCCAAACTACGCCCCCTGGTTTGACGCGCCCGGCCGCACCCTGGACCTCTGGAGCCTCACCCGCCGCCAGCTGGAAGACGCCGGGCTCCTGCCCCGCCATATCTTCGGCCTGGACCTCTGCACCATGTCCAACC
- a CDS encoding DUF5681 domain-containing protein, whose amino-acid sequence MKTQPTENLQKEGRTPDGRFAPGHTGNPKGRAPGSRNKATQAALALMEGQLEQITQTLVDAALGGDLTAIRLILERLVPPCKEKALPPISLPPVPDAQSLPKLTAAILGAVADGCITPGEGQALAALASTHAKNLELAELEQRIAALERTQGKGRP is encoded by the coding sequence ATGAAAACCCAACCTACAGAGAACCTGCAGAAGGAGGGCCGCACCCCAGACGGGCGTTTCGCCCCTGGACACACAGGGAACCCGAAAGGGCGCGCGCCAGGCAGCCGAAACAAGGCCACGCAGGCCGCTCTAGCACTCATGGAAGGACAGCTGGAGCAGATTACCCAAACTCTCGTTGACGCAGCATTGGGCGGAGATTTGACGGCAATTCGGCTGATTCTGGAAAGGCTTGTCCCTCCCTGCAAGGAGAAGGCGCTTCCGCCAATCAGCCTCCCCCCTGTTCCCGATGCCCAATCACTGCCCAAACTGACCGCCGCCATTCTTGGGGCCGTGGCCGATGGCTGTATTACCCCCGGCGAGGGGCAGGCCTTGGCGGCATTGGCTAGTACTCACGCCAAGAACCTTGAACTGGCGGAACTGGAACAACGCATTGCCGCTCTGGAGCGCACCCAGGGCAAAGGGAGGCCATGA
- a CDS encoding helix-turn-helix domain-containing protein → MQKTLQRWABTQQAAEYLGVSASLLEKDRVFGLHKIPFSRIGRRIVYDLHDLDTYLEVHKQVWEEGA, encoded by the coding sequence ATGCAGAAAACTTTGCAACGTTGGGCARACACGCAACAGGCCGCGGAGTACCTTGGCGTATCGGCGTCTTTGCTTGAGAAGGACCGCGTTTTTGGGCTCCACAAGATTCCTTTCTCCAGAATCGGGCGACGAATTGTTTACGACCTGCACGACCTCGACACCTATCTAGAAGTTCACAAGCAAGTCTGGGAGGAGGGGGCCTAG
- a CDS encoding BrnA antitoxin family protein: protein MNNSDDRLTPHTIVGADSRPLTDTELAGFVRLADVPGETLIERLRTLKKRAAKQSLTVRYDADIVEYYRSKGKGYQKAMNDALRVCMEAEKGTLRP, encoded by the coding sequence ATGAACAACTCTGACGACCGGCTCACTCCTCACACAATAGTTGGCGCAGACAGTCGGCCTTTGACTGATACAGAGCTCGCGGGTTTTGTGCGTCTGGCCGACGTGCCAGGAGAAACCCTGATTGAACGGTTGCGTACTCTCAAGAAGCGCGCCGCCAAGCAGTCTTTGACGGTACGCTATGACGCGGACATTGTTGAATATTACAGAAGCAAAGGCAAAGGCTACCAGAAGGCCATGAACGATGCCCTACGCGTGTGCATGGAGGCGGAAAAAGGCACACTGCGCCCATAA
- a CDS encoding toprim domain-containing protein codes for MPFIAGCAGHPVVLVESALDACLLWQETEGQVAGVGFMGSTKPADTATDAFIRSAPQLLAAPDNDDAGEKAWARWSATYPHAHFAPVLHGKDIGEQHAAAHAWPLNYSIPTTGEWLTAVLSSAPHNSTTYTLTA; via the coding sequence GTGCCGTTTATTGCCGGGTGCGCTGGGCACCCTGTGGTGTTGGTGGAATCAGCCCTGGACGCCTGTTTGCTTTGGCAGGAGACGGAAGGCCAGGTGGCTGGCGTGGGCTTCATGGGCAGTACCAAGCCTGCCGACACCGCCACCGACGCCTTTATCCGGTCTGCCCCGCAGCTGCTGGCCGCACCGGACAACGATGATGCGGGTGAAAAGGCGTGGGCGCGGTGGTCTGCCACCTATCCCCATGCCCATTTTGCCCCTGTTCTGCACGGCAAGGATATTGGCGAACAGCACGCCGCTGCCCATGCGTGGCCCCTCAATTACAGCATACCCACCACGGGCGAATGGCTTACGGCAGTTCTGTCCTCTGCTCCCCATAACTCAACCACCTACACGCTTACCGCGTAA
- a CDS encoding 5-formyltetrahydrofolate cyclo-ligase → MFPSPPPAAPEAATKARLREQAAGLRRGLSPQAFQNNGQAAQGHILSSALWREARSVALYVGVKQETPTDLLLDAAWTAGRVVWLPRVRHGQPGCMDFALCSGPQDLRPGPFGLREPTPALPGLGPEALGAAFSPDLFILPGLLFDLRGGRLGYGGGYYDRFLRRRPACPLLGLCFSCQVVPTLPLDPWDQRVDHLCTERGLQCLK, encoded by the coding sequence ATGTTCCCTTCCCCGCCGCCCGCCGCGCCCGAAGCCGCCACCAAGGCCCGCCTGCGGGAACAGGCCGCCGGTCTGCGCCGCGGCCTTTCACCGCAGGCATTCCAAAATAACGGCCAAGCCGCACAAGGGCATATCCTGAGTTCCGCCCTCTGGCGCGAGGCCCGCTCCGTGGCCCTCTATGTGGGGGTGAAACAAGAAACGCCCACAGATCTCCTGCTGGACGCGGCCTGGACTGCGGGCCGCGTGGTCTGGCTGCCACGCGTGCGCCACGGCCAACCCGGATGCATGGACTTTGCCCTCTGTTCCGGCCCGCAGGATCTGCGCCCCGGCCCTTTCGGCCTGCGCGAACCCACCCCCGCCCTGCCCGGCCTGGGGCCCGAAGCCCTGGGCGCGGCCTTCTCCCCGGACCTGTTCATTCTGCCGGGTCTGCTTTTTGACCTCCGGGGCGGCCGCCTGGGCTACGGCGGCGGCTATTACGACCGTTTTCTGCGCCGACGCCCGGCCTGCCCGCTCCTGGGCCTGTGCTTTTCCTGCCAGGTGGTGCCCACCCTGCCCCTGGACCCCTGGGACCAAAGGGTGGACCACCTTTGTACCGAACGAGGCCTGCAGTGTCTGAAATAA
- a CDS encoding ERCC4 domain-containing protein produces the protein MRIVRDTREQRGYRFEGPAYADVTVEDGTLNVGDYSLAGLGDKVAVERKSLPDLVQCLGRERERFARELQRAVALDAFCVVVEASWQDLASGQYRSQLSPRAACQSVLSFMARLGISFIFAGNRSAAEYITAYFLRQYLEGARKRWATIVKAHGDGSGGEAA, from the coding sequence ATGCGGATTGTGCGCGATACACGGGAACAGCGGGGATACCGCTTTGAAGGACCGGCATACGCCGATGTGACCGTTGAAGACGGCACGCTGAACGTTGGCGACTACTCTCTTGCAGGGCTGGGAGACAAGGTTGCCGTGGAACGCAAGTCACTGCCGGACCTGGTGCAGTGCCTTGGCCGGGAACGTGAGAGGTTTGCGCGTGAACTGCAGCGTGCTGTCGCCTTGGACGCATTCTGCGTGGTCGTTGAGGCCTCTTGGCAAGATTTGGCCTCTGGACAGTACCGGAGCCAGTTGTCCCCTAGGGCTGCGTGTCAAAGCGTTTTGTCTTTTATGGCGCGGTTGGGGATATCTTTTATTTTTGCCGGGAACCGGAGCGCTGCGGAATACATAACAGCCTATTTTTTGCGCCAGTATCTTGAAGGCGCCCGCAAGCGGTGGGCAACCATTGTGAAAGCGCATGGAGACGGTTCAGGAGGTGAAGCGGCATGA
- a CDS encoding Rne/Rng family ribonuclease, producing the protein MYISVLPGEQVEVALAENGQVLEYYLDMLHQRKIKGNIYKGVIHNIDTNLQAAFVSYGAGKNGFLQIDEVHPEYWLSHHEPAKGKKFPPIQKVLKAGQEVLVQVVKEPTGSKGAFLTTWISLAGRFLVLTPGQEQIGVSRKVEDDEERSRLRELMNGIDPGQNLGVIVRTVSAGTTKTTLRNDLQYLKRVWRDIRKKGTEVTGPALVYQEPGLSERAVRDYLTDDVGEIWVDNEEVAQSIRETVSLLFPRKKDLVHLYTDVRTPMWDRFNLRRQLDQIYTREVQLPSGGRLVFDQTEALMAIDINSGKISGKGNFEAMAHKTNMEAAEAIARHLKLRDIGGQVVIDFIEMRDKKHVLEVEKTLRTAMKGDRARHDVGRMSSFGLLELVRQRTGSSALSITMEPCPACGGTGQRRNLEWQALQALGELRRLLRAENKDKCVYPAPPELALYLLNHKRDTLRELEQDFGKCLEILVRP; encoded by the coding sequence ATGTATATCAGCGTGCTGCCTGGCGAACAGGTGGAAGTGGCTCTGGCCGAAAACGGACAGGTGCTGGAATATTACCTGGACATGCTGCACCAGCGCAAAATCAAGGGCAATATCTACAAGGGCGTTATCCACAATATCGATACTAATCTGCAAGCCGCCTTTGTGAGCTACGGCGCGGGCAAGAACGGCTTTTTGCAGATTGATGAAGTGCACCCAGAATACTGGCTGAGCCACCACGAGCCCGCCAAGGGCAAGAAATTTCCGCCTATCCAGAAGGTGCTTAAGGCCGGACAGGAAGTGCTGGTGCAGGTTGTTAAAGAACCCACGGGCAGCAAGGGCGCGTTTCTGACCACCTGGATTTCGCTGGCCGGACGTTTTTTGGTGCTTACGCCGGGGCAGGAGCAGATCGGGGTTTCGCGCAAGGTGGAGGACGACGAAGAGCGCTCCCGCCTGCGCGAACTCATGAATGGCATTGATCCCGGCCAGAATCTGGGCGTCATCGTGCGCACGGTGAGCGCCGGAACTACCAAGACTACTTTGCGCAATGATCTGCAATACCTGAAGCGCGTCTGGCGCGACATCCGCAAAAAAGGCACCGAGGTCACGGGTCCGGCCCTGGTCTATCAGGAACCCGGTCTTTCCGAGCGCGCCGTGCGCGACTATCTTACCGACGACGTGGGCGAAATTTGGGTGGATAACGAAGAAGTGGCCCAGAGCATTCGGGAAACCGTAAGCCTGCTCTTCCCCCGCAAGAAAGACCTGGTGCACCTCTATACGGACGTGCGCACGCCCATGTGGGACCGCTTTAACCTGCGGCGTCAGCTCGACCAGATCTATACCCGTGAAGTGCAGCTGCCTTCGGGCGGGCGGCTGGTGTTTGACCAGACCGAAGCCCTCATGGCCATTGACATCAACTCCGGAAAAATTTCCGGCAAGGGCAATTTTGAGGCCATGGCCCACAAGACCAACATGGAGGCGGCCGAGGCCATTGCCCGTCACCTCAAGCTGCGTGACATCGGCGGCCAGGTGGTTATCGACTTCATTGAAATGCGTGATAAAAAGCATGTGCTGGAAGTGGAAAAGACCCTGCGCACGGCTATGAAGGGCGACCGCGCCCGGCACGATGTGGGCCGTATGAGCTCCTTTGGCCTGCTGGAGCTGGTGCGCCAGCGTACGGGGTCGTCGGCCCTTTCCATCACCATGGAGCCCTGCCCGGCCTGCGGCGGCACAGGCCAGCGCCGCAACCTGGAATGGCAGGCCCTGCAGGCGCTGGGCGAACTGCGACGGCTGCTGCGCGCGGAAAATAAAGATAAGTGCGTGTATCCGGCCCCGCCGGAACTGGCCTTATATCTGCTGAACCATAAGCGCGACACCTTGCGCGAACTGGAGCAGGATTTCGGCAAATGTCTGGAAATATTGGTGCGTCCTTAG